AGTGtctataacatttttttgtcGTGTATTTGTTTTTGTACGTTGCcttcctctgtttttttttgggcttagtgttctatctatatatatacactgtCAATATTAAATGTGAGGGTTTAGTTCATTGCACTTGGCTATCTTAAAAGGAACCCCGCACTAATCATTGCACTCAACTTATTTCACTCTGCACTATCCAGTCTCTTTAAACTTCACAATTATTTTCAAAGGAATCCTGCAATTAGCtatcttaaaaaattgaaatctctTACTTGGATTTCATTCTTTGCACTCAAATTATTTCACTCTGCAGTATTTGGTCTCTTTAACAGTGTTTTGGATTATTGTTggtaaatttgatatatttctGCATTGTTGCCCGATAAAATTCTGTTTCTTaaagcataatttttttgtcctttGTTAAGTACATTGTATATTTTCCACCTGAAATAGAATGGTATTGTTCATGTTTTTTTCACCCTGCACATTTGTTTGATGCTAAAAAGTTgctgtatttttttaaaggaatacctgttattgtatatattttttaatttggtatatataaaaaacccctgtaattttcatatttatatgtttcccaagtttttgtttcctatatttttgaaaaaatgcattttagcgtttttgttttgattctacATACgtctaattcaatatttattggAGGAAAAGGTGGCCAGTTGGGCAGGTAAGAGGAGAGCAAAGCAAGAGCCCAAGAAAAGGGAGATATGGAGCAAACACTATGGGGTCATTTGCCCTTACTGGTTAGGTCAAACTCTAAAGAATCAGTTGAGTACATTCTTCAAGCCCTATGGAGGACCCGTAACACTGGCCTTGACACTGCCGACCGCCACATCTTCTGTGACATCCTTCAGCTTCAAAACGACTCCGACCTCGACCCAGTCTGTTTACTCAATTCATTAAACTGCCTTATCAAACTATACTTGATTATGATGGATTCTTGTTACTAAACTATTGTCTCAAGAATTGGTTGCATTGAACTTACCATATCTTTTGGGTTTGGCAGCTTTTGGTATGCCTCAGGACTTTGATCCGAAGGTGTGTTTATGAGAATATAAGCAAGGATGAGATTCAGAAGCTGTTTCCAAGTGAGGTGCTTCCTGAATTGCAAAGACTATTGACGCTTTTGTTGCAGAAATTTCAAAGAGAATGGCGTGAAGAGGTTCTAAAGGACCAGGTCAGACATTCAGTTATGCTAATATGATGTATAATGGCTGGGTTGGGTACAAAATGTAATGTGATATAATTGGATGAATTATGTTCAGGTTGTTTTGCCTCGATTAAAAGCAATGACATGGGACATGGCAAACCAGGAGTCCACAGAAGAGGCAGACCCTGTGGCTGTTATCAATTTGAAGGTATCAGATTTACCATTTCACTCTTAGTAGGCGTGGGAAAAGGCATTTTTTAGATCGATTTGATACCAAAGTTGTAAATTGTTGAAGTAAATTATTTCTATAGTGAAGTTTTCGGAAGAATAATTCGAAAAACACCAAGATCACAATGTAATTATGTTCTTGTGCAGCTCCAAAATGATGCCAAATCTCATCCAGGAGAATCAGATGTGAAGTTTCGATTGGCCAAAGATACTTTAGATACAATGCTGAGATCCATGTACTGCATAAGAGACCAGTTGTCTAACATGGTGTTGCACTGTCATTCCCTATATGTGTTTCTAACTGCAGAGAGTGTTTCTCTACCTTTTGGTTTATCTAACTACCATTTATTGTTCTTGTTAGGGTGAAACATCTAATGGACATCTACCAAAAGAAACCAATACGGTATAGTTAACTGGCGTTATTCACATTGAAAGGTGTGGTTTGGATCAAGAGTCTATTGCACCTGTAAAGTCCATTTGGTGGGTTACTCTTGCTCTGTGGAAGAATCATTGAAgtcatcaattaattttttaggcaGTCTATTGCTTGTTGGTTTATCTGCCAACCAGGAACCAATGTGTTACCTCACTGGTCCAACTTATAAGAAATCCTGCATAAAGTTTGCCATGTTTTTCTTGTATGAAGTGGGAATAAAAATGATCAACTGATGTAAATAAAGAGAGTTTTCTCCATTTTTCAATGTGTTAGATTTCTTATGGTTTTTCCTACAAATTTGTCTATAGAGCAATGTTCTGAGCTAACAAAAAGGGTCAAATTTGAAGTGTCAGTCATGGACTACTCAAAGAAGTAGATATTAGAAATGGGTATATTTTTGGGCATATGATGGCTTACTCTCACTCTTTTATTCAAGGAAGATTAGATACACAACTGTTGAAACTGTGAaggcaaacaaaaaaaaaaagaaaaatcgatGTTTGTTACCTTTTCTTTTCCGTTGATGCATATGTTGCTGAGAATTGTGAATTTATTAGTTTCATACTGGCTTAAGAATgcaatgaaatgaaaattcaCATGACATATTGACACCTGGGTATCTATTACTGAAGCACATCCCATTTTTACTTGATGTTGATGATTAGATATTTTCCTGGAATGCCATAGAGAAATCATATCCGTAGCAGCAGCACCATGAAGGTGCAAGCAAaaatttgcttttcttttatttagcCTATGCTCGTGCAACAGTGTCATATTGCAGATTGAAGGTTGCGGCCTTcatatcaaaaagaaaaagtctaGTGCTATCCTTTCGAAGAGCCTTCAACTGAATTGACAGGTAATCAGAGCACATTGATGCACTCATGGCTGATGGTGAGTATCTAATTATGATTGGCTCAGGATGATGCCAATGGAGAATTTTATTCCATTCAAATTAGCCTTTCTTTTCCATGGGAAAAAAGTAGGTCTTTCACAATGACGTATCCAAGTATTTCCTAGAGAATGAAACGGTAGTTAAACTTGTCTGACCCTTCATTCTTTTTCCATAGATTTCTGTTTGCTAGCTTAAGAACTAACTGAAATGCTAGTCAAATTTTGACGTGTTCAAACTTTTTTCCCCTTAGAATGCTTGTTGCTTTGGTAAAATGAGACCCTTCCCAAACGGGTAATTTGTCTATTGCCAAAGAATTCTAAATGCCATTTAGATTCAGGCACATGGTATTAGAGACCCTTTCTTTAAATGTTCTGCAAAAGGCTTCTTCTGAAGTTGATGGCTCCGTCAGTTGTGGTTATCAAATAGACTCATTCAAAGCTTCTTACAGAAAGGACATTATTGCATTTGCAGCTTCAACTAATCATATCAATTTGTCTTGACTCAATATTCCACAAATCTGACTTGAAATTACAACACTTTCTCACACTgcacataaataattaaattaagtttcATACCAATTGAATTTGATGATTTCCAAAGTTAGGCAAGACCAATAGGTTTgggaaatcaaatcaaatcaaatccatcaCGTCTAAcacctaattttattttctatggtTCCAGGGTGTACGTCATCATTGCTCAACATGGGCAAGTTGACATTCACAAGAACAATTGTAAATTTTGATCttatttaaatagtaatataaCAAGTGgctgcttaatttttttaattagattaaataattttaatttaatttttattatttatacaaatataataaaaaaacttttatcaaaattacccATATATCACACTAACTTGtttaatgttttgtttaaacttaagataattttattttattcaatttcttataaattttaatatatatttgaaaataaataaatcattcataTATAACTGATTAATATTAAAGGATTGAtttcatacaataaaatttaaaaattcagttttaattttaaaaattaaataacatataatataattaaatgtttatatggattaaagtaattttgatgtaaaatttattttattttaaattttagatgaaattatttttcctAGATGGTGGCGGTAGAGATGGGGCTAAAATGGTTATTAACTcaaaaactttttatatttgtataataaataaaaatgaaggaaaaattgtttatctaattaaaaaattattttaatttattttttttaaaaaatctaattaaaattaatataaataaattaaaatgggaTAGAAAAAGTCAAGTCAACtaatgcccaaaaaaaaaaaaaagtattatgaAAACCAGAAAAACCCTCTCTGTACAGCATTACACAAGCACAACACAAGACTGCAGTATACGGACGTCTACGCTGCTATCTATCccctctctttttcttttgcctttCTCGCTTTAGCATCAAGCCTGCCTGCCGGCCACAACGTTGTTcgggggtttttttttttttttcttttttcgtttCTCTTTGGGAAATTGTCcgaaatctattttttattcttattttgtttcctgAATTAAATCCCTGATTCTTCGATTTCAGTTTCCATTAGGGTAACgaattctctctttctttttcttttgtttggaaGGCTTAGCGTGGTATATTGTTGCATATCCTAGAATTATATGGCGGCCACCACCACAACTAATATACTCACAGGCGGGGAAGACCGGGTCCTGGCGACGGCTCAGCAGATCGTCAACAGCCTCAACACTCCTAAAGAAGTTCGTGAAGACATGCTTTTAATCTTCTCGAGCTTTGATAATCGGCTGTCGAACATCGGGGATTTGGTCAGAAACGAGTCCAGTGGTCCCCACCGGTTTGAATCGGCGGAGAAGTTTATTCTCCGTTGGGACTGTAACTCCAACTGGGAGGATTCTCCGGACGATGCAGCCGAATATCTCGAAGCCGTTGATGAGATTTTGCAAATGATGGATGAGTTATCTGTTCGAAACGGTAACGGCATGATAGACCGGGCGGAGAGCGTGATCCAGATTGCTATGTCGCATTTGGAGGACGAGTTTCGTCATATGTTGATCCGGAACACGATTCCTCTTGATGCAGATCGTTTGTACGGATCGATTAAGAGGGTTTTGCTGTCTTTTGCTGCGAATGATGGGGAAATCGATGAGGAGTTTGGGAATTTCGGAGAAGTTGGTGATGGGAGTCTGAGGTTTCACGAGAGAGGGGCGAGTTTAGGCGATGACGTGTGCGTGGATTTGATTAATGCTGATGCACTTGTGGAATTGAGAGAGATTGCTGATAGAATGTTCAGGTCGGGTTATGAGAAAGAGTGTGTTCAGGCTTACAGTAATGTTAGGCGTGACGCATTGGATGAGTGTTTGGTTATTCTTGGTGTTGAGAAATTAAGTATTGAAGAAGTGCAGAAGATTGAGTGGAGTTCTTTGGATGAGAAGATGAAGAAGTGGATACAAGCTATTAAAATCTTGGTTAGGGTTCTTCTGAGCGGTGAAAAGAGgctttgtgataatatttttaaccaGTACGAATCCACAAAAGAGGTTTGTTTTAATGAAACTGTCAAAGGGTGTGCGATGCAGTTGTTGAATTTCGCTGAGGCTGTGGCCATAGGAAAAAGGTCATCTGAGAAGTTGTTTAGGATTTTGGATATGTATGATGCTTTGGCTAGTGTTTTGCCAGACTTGCAGGTGATGGTTACTGATGAATTCGTTTGTAGTGAGGTTATTGGGGTTTTAAATGGATTGGGGGAGGCTGCCAAAGGGACCTTGGCAGAGTTTGAGAATGCCGTGCAAAGTGAAACTTCCAAGAAGCCTATGCAGGGTGGAGAGATTCATCCGCTTACACGTTATGTAATGAATTATGTGAAACTGCTTGTGGATTATAGTGAGACTCTCAATCATCTGttggaaaatgatgaaaatggaGCTGATGGTGATAATAAGGAGAATATGTCCCTGACTGCACGCCGattgttattattgttgatGTCTTTGGAATTAAATATTGAGGAGAAATCTAAACTATATGATGATAGTGCCATGcagtatatatttttgatgaataatattCTGTACATAGTGCAGAGAGTGAAGGATTCTGAGCTCAGGAAGCATTTGGGGGATAATTGGGTTCGCAAAAGGCGTGGTCAGGTGCGCCAGTATGCTACAAGTTATCTAAGGGCTTCTTGGAGCAGGGCCTTGTCTTGTTTGAAGGATGAAGGAATTGGTGGGGGCTCCAGTAATGCCTCTAAGGTGGCCTTGAAGGAGAGATTTAAAAGCTTCAATTTGTgt
Above is a genomic segment from Mangifera indica cultivar Alphonso chromosome 3, CATAS_Mindica_2.1, whole genome shotgun sequence containing:
- the LOC123210104 gene encoding COMM domain-containing protein 9-like, whose translation is MEQTLWGHLPLLVRSNSKESVEYILQALWRTRNTGLDTADRHIFCDILQLQNDSDLDPLLVCLRTLIRRCVYENISKDEIQKLFPSEVLPELQRLLTLLLQKFQREWREEVLKDQVVLPRLKAMTWDMANQESTEEADPVAVINLKLQNDAKSHPGESDVKFRLAKDTLDTMLRSMYCIRDQLSNMGETSNGHLPKETNTV
- the LOC123211780 gene encoding exocyst complex component EXO70B1-like, which encodes MAATTTTNILTGGEDRVLATAQQIVNSLNTPKEVREDMLLIFSSFDNRLSNIGDLVRNESSGPHRFESAEKFILRWDCNSNWEDSPDDAAEYLEAVDEILQMMDELSVRNGNGMIDRAESVIQIAMSHLEDEFRHMLIRNTIPLDADRLYGSIKRVLLSFAANDGEIDEEFGNFGEVGDGSLRFHERGASLGDDVCVDLINADALVELREIADRMFRSGYEKECVQAYSNVRRDALDECLVILGVEKLSIEEVQKIEWSSLDEKMKKWIQAIKILVRVLLSGEKRLCDNIFNQYESTKEVCFNETVKGCAMQLLNFAEAVAIGKRSSEKLFRILDMYDALASVLPDLQVMVTDEFVCSEVIGVLNGLGEAAKGTLAEFENAVQSETSKKPMQGGEIHPLTRYVMNYVKLLVDYSETLNHLLENDENGADGDNKENMSLTARRLLLLLMSLELNIEEKSKLYDDSAMQYIFLMNNILYIVQRVKDSELRKHLGDNWVRKRRGQVRQYATSYLRASWSRALSCLKDEGIGGGSSNASKVALKERFKSFNLCFEEIYRVQTAWKVPDPQLREELRLSISEKVIPAYRSFMGRFKGQLESGRHAGKYIKYTPEDLETYLLDLFEGSPGVLHHLRRKST